Sequence from the Fictibacillus arsenicus genome:
CATAGTTTTATTTTTTAGGAGGATTCGGCATGGACACAGTTGTATTAGCGAGAGCGTTTTTTGGCACATCACTCGGATTTCATATCATTTTTGCTACCCTCGGTGTTGGTCTTCCATTAATGATTGTTATCGCAGAAATCATCCACCAAGTAAAAGGAGACAATGACTATGCCATAATGGCAAAACGCTGGACTAAGGCGTTTGCTGTTTTATTAGGAGTTGCTATCCCATCTGGAACTATAGTAGGTGTCCAGCTTTCTTTACTTTGGCCTGGGTTCATGGAAATCGTAGGTAAAGTAATCTCATTGCCATTTCAGATTGAAATATTTGCTTTTTTCTTAGAAGCTCTTTTCATGTCAATCTATGTGTATGCTGCTGACAGGCTTCCAAGGTACTTCCGCCTGATCTCTGTTTTCTTTGTTGCCTTTGGGGCTGTTGCTTCAGCTATTCTCATTACTGCGGTAAATACATGGATGAATACGCCTGACGGCTTTAAGATTAAGCCAGATGGCACGATCTATGATGTTCATCCATGGGACGCATTCTTTAACCCGAGTTTCGTATCTTCTGCGTTCCACGTAGCGATTACTGCTTATATGACAGGTGCTTTCGCTGTAGCATCAGTAGCCGCATTCAAACTATTGAAAAAGCGTTCTGACCGGGAACGAGCTTATCACCTTAAAGGATTGTTCATGTCTCTTGCGGTTGCTTTTACGATGAGTTTCGTATCTGCTTTATCAGGGCATCACTCGGCGCAGATTCTTCATCAGTATTCTCCTGAGAAACTAGCAGCTGCGGAAGGTTTATTTGAAACACAGCGATATGCACCTCTGGCGATTGGCGGTTTCACCGATCCGAAGACAGAAGAAGTAAAATACGGCATCGAAATTCCTTGGGCATTGAGCTGGCTTGCAGCAGGAAAGTTTGATACAGAAGTAAAAGGTTTGTATGAATTCCCCCGGGAAACATGGCCGCCATTTTACGTGCATACTTTATTTAACTTAATGGTGGGCATTGGAACACTTTTGTTAGGACTTGCAGGAATCACATTGTTGTATTGGTGGTTCTTTATTAAGAAAAGGGGCAAACCTTTCCCTAAATGGCTGCTATGGTCTCTCGTTTTATCTGGTCCGCTTTCCATGCTGTGCATTGAATTTGGCTGGGTATTCAGCTGCAGCGGCAGACAGCCATGGACCATTTACAGAGTTCAGACAACTGCAGAAGCTGCCACAAGGAATGAAAATCTCGGAATGCTTTTTCTCTTGTTTTTACTTTTGTATGCTCTATTAAGTGTTTTGACGATTTTAATATTGACTGCTTATTTCAAACGCAATCCAGTGTCTAAAGATATGGATAAACTATACGGATAGGAAGGAGGGTAATGGGTATGAGTGAAGAGGTACTTGCGATACTCATCATGTGGAGCTTCATCTTTGTCTACAGTATTTTTGGCTCGATTGATTTTGGCGCAGGATTTTGGGCGATGGTTTATAACAATCACAAAACAATGGCAGGAAAGATCGCAAACCGTTTTCTTTCGCCGACATGGGAGATAACGAATACTTTTCTTGTCCTTTTGGTTGTAGCGTTCGTAGGGTTCTTTCCAAAAGGTGCCTATACGCTTGGAACTGTAATGCTTGTCCCAGTATCGCTGATCTTATTTTTTCTGGCTATCCGGAGTGCATTTATGGTATTTTCCTATTCTGTACAAGGCTATCGGAAGACGATGTTTTTTATTTCAGGAATTTCAGGGCTATTAATCCCTTCCCTGCTAATCGCAGTACTTCCTATTTCACAGGGAGGATTTATCAGTGTTGATGGAGAGACACAAAGCCTTTTATTAGGAAAGCTTTTTTCCAGTCCTACTTTATATCTGTACGTGGTATTCGGACTGACTTCCGAGCTGTATCTATCTTCGCTTTTTTTAGCTGACTATTCGCGTGTTTCCAATAGAGAGGATGCCTATCGGCTATATCGCGGAAATGCGATATTTCTTGGACCGCTGACACTGTTATCCGCTCTATTCACTCTTTTATTTATGGCGCCAGAAGCTGGCTGGCTTGTTGACAACCTTATGGATCAAAAAATATGGTTCATTTTATCATTAATCGCATTCTGCATCGCCTATGGCTCTCTTTGGTGGCCAAAACAAAACCGCCCAGGGATTGGACGGCCAAGGTTTACACTGCTCGCAACAGTATTACAATATGGGCTGGCAAGCGTCGGATATGGACTAGCACATCTGCCATATATCGTCTATCCTGATCTAACCATCTATGAGGCTTTCACTGCAACAGAAACTTTCTACTCATTAATGATTATGTATATAGTAGGTCTCGCCATATTAACACCAGGTTTCTATGTTTTCTGGCGGCTATTCTTAAAAGACAAACGATATTTGCAGCAGGATTAATATTCTACAAAAACCAACCTGCGATAACAGTAATAAAAATACTTAGAACCGGCAAGCCGTTACGAAATGACGGATGCTTCGTTTTGTGGCGGAATTTCTTCATCGCAAGCCACATACCAGGAGCTCCTCCAGCAATAGCAAGCATCCATAGTCTTGATTCAGGCGTACGCCAATTTCCTTCTTGTGCATATAATTTGTCTTTTTTCATGACCAAGTAAGCAACTGTATTCATTATGATCAAATATAAGATTAACACCTTTTTCCCATTTCCTTTCAGAATGTAAAAAAGATCATCTCCATCAATTGAGGAAATGATCTTTTCTTTTAGTCAAATTTAAGCTTTTAGGCTGTCTTTTGCTTTTGAAGCCAATTCTGCGAAAGCTTTTTCGTCAGTAATTGCGATTTCAGAAAGCATCTTACGGTTGATGTCGATACCCGCAAGTTTAAGACCGTGCATTAAACGGCTGTAAGAAAGACCGTTTGTGCGTGCAGCAGCGTTGATACGAGTGATCCAAAGCTTACGGAAGTCACGCTTCTTTTGACGACGGTCACGGTAAGCGTACATTAAAGATTTGAATACTTGTTGTTGTGCTACTTTAAATAATTTATGTTTGGAACCGAAATAGCCTTTAGCTAGCTTAAGAACTTTTTTACGACGACGACGTGTTACATAGCCACCTTTTACTCTTGGCATATTAAAAACCTCCTATTTTTAAATCAACTTATCGTATGATTAACGTTTTTTGTAAGTTAACAATGTACGGATACGCTTGTAGTCACCACTGTTAACAAGTTTCGCTTTGCGAAGCTTACGCTTAGCTTTCGTAGACTTGTTAGCAAACAAGTGACTTGTATAAGCGCTCGCACGCTTTAATTTACCTGATCCAGTTTTTCTAAAGCGCTTTGCAGCACCTTTATGAGTTTTCATTTTAGGCATAATGGTTACCTCCCTGGTAAAAATTATTTTTCGGCTTTAGGTGCTAGGATAAGAAACATGCTTCGGCCTTCCATTTTTGGTGATGTTTCCACCGTAGAAAGATCTTCACATTCTTTCGCTAATTTCTCCAATACCGTTTTTCCGATTTGAGAATGAGTGATTGCACGTCCACGGAAACGAATACTTGCCTTTACTTTGTCGCCTTTTTCAAGGAACTTACGAGCATTTCTAAGCTTCGTATTGAAGTCGTTTTCCTCAATTGTTGGACTTAAACGAATTTCTTTAGTCGTAATGACTTTTTGATTTTTTCGTGCTTCTCGATCTTTACGCTGTTGCTCGTATTTAAACTTACCGTAGTCCATTATACGACATACTGGCGGTTTAGCAGTTGCAGCAACGAGTACAAGGTCAAGATTTGCGTTTGCCGCAAGGTCTAAAGCTTCCTGTCTTGTTTTAATGCCAAGCTGGCTTCCATCAGGACCGATTAAGCGTACCTCACGTGCACGAATGCCTTCATTGACAGACATGTCCTTACTAATAGTAAGTCACCTCCAAATTTTTTCAGTGAGTGTTAAAAACACCCGACTTGTTATTTCTGCAAATAAAAAAAGCGTCGGCGCATATATCACCCACACGTAAACCGGCTATGTACTAATAACATGCCTGAATTCCATCTACCCATCAACAGCCAATTATAGGCGTCGAATCAGGTGAGAAGCGGGTGCTTCTGCTTGTTTGATGCTTAAGCTTATTTTATTAACCTTACATACTATAACATATTGGTGTGAAATGTGTCAAACAGCAAATGTAATAAGCAACGAAATTAATTTTACTTCGTTTTGAAATGTAATGCAAGAGTTTTTTTAGAGAGTGAAGAAAAAAAGCATTTTTGTTAATGGATGTACGGTACGTGTTCTTTTATTTATTACACGTTCACCCCGTACAAGAACAGTTTAACCCATTCGAACTCACGTTTCACCCCAACGCGGCCGAGTTTCACCCAAAGATCACTCTGTTTCACCCGGCGGCTCCTCATTTTCGCCCGGTGATCTATATACCAATATGAATTCCACTAAAAAATACTCCTTTTTGTAACACTTAAACAAAAATAGAAAAGCCGACGCCAAAAAAATGGTATCTTTTGGGTCAGCTTCTTTTTAAAATTATCTTTTTTCGTTAATTTGAGCTAGAATCTTGTCTCTAAAATCTTCATAAGAAACTGTTTCTGATTTTTGCTCGCCATATTTACGAACGTTTACAGCATTGTCTTCAATTTCTTTATCGCCTAGAACGAGCATGTAAGGGATCTTCTTCATTTGAGCTTCACGGATCTTATAACCCATCTTCTCATTTCTTGTGTCGATTTCAACACGTACCGCATGTTCTTTCAAGTCTTCTTGCAGTTTATACGCGTATTCGTTATGAACATCAGATACAGGGATCAGCTTCACTTGTACGGGTGCCAGCCAAGTTGGGAATGCACCTGCAAAATGCTCGACTAAAATTCCTAAGAAACGGTCGATCGAACCATAGATCGCACGGTGAATAACGACCGGACGAACCTTTTGGTTATTTTCATCTACGTAAGTAAGGTCGAACTTTTCAGGCATCTGGAAATCCAGCTGAATTGTTGCGCACTGATGACTTCTCTTAAGTGCATCTTTAATGTGGAAGTCGATTTTCGGACCATAGAATGCGCCGTCACCTTCGTTAAGGTGATAGTTCATACCCAGATCTTCTAATACATTCTTCAATGCACCTTCAGCTTGTTCCCATAAACGGTCATCACCCATAGAATCTTCAGGACGAGTTGAAAGTTCTACTGAGTACTCAAAACCGAATGTGCTGTAAATTTTATCAACTAACTTAAATACGTTTTTAATTTCACTTTCAATCTGTTGTGGTGTTACAAAAATATGTGCGTCATCCTGGCAGAAAGTACGTACACGGATCATACCATTTAATGCACCGCTGTATTCGTGGCGGTGTACCTGGCCAAATTCAGCCATACGTACTGGCAGGTCTCTGTAAGAGTGAAGCTTATTTTTAAAGATAAGCATATGGCCTGGGCAGTTCATCGGCTTCATCGCGAACTTTGTATCATCTACTTCAGAGAAATACATGTTTTCGTGATAGTGATCCCAGTGCCCGGATTGCTCCCATAGGCGCTGATTCATCATAAATGGTGTACGCACTTCATCATAATCAACTTGACGCTGAAGTTCACGCGAGAAATTTTCAAGCTCTGTACGAATTGTTTGACCGTTCGGAAGATAGAAAGGCATTCCAGGCGCTTCTTCTGAGAACATGAAGAGTTCTAATTCTTTTCCAAGTTTACGGTGATCACGTTTTTGTGCTTCTTCAATAAAGTGCAGATACTCATCAAGATCTTTTTGGCTTAAGAATGCAGATCCATAGATACGCTGAAGCATTTGGTTGTCACTGTCTCCGCGCCAGTAAGCTCCAGAGATGCTCATTAGTTTATAGGCTTTGATTTTACCAGTTGAAGGTACATGCGGTCCGCGGCAAAGGTCAAAGAACTCACCTTGTTCATAGATCGTAATTTTTTCTCCTTCAGGAAGGTCACGGATCAATTCAAGTTTTAAATGATCATTTAATTTCTCATAAATTTCAAGAGCTTCTTCACGAGTTACTTCTTTACGGACGATCGGAAGATTCTCATTAACAATTTTTTTCATTTCTTTTTCAATCGCAGGAAGGTCTTCTGGTGTTAAATTATGAGACATGTCTACATCATAATAAAAACCGTTATCGATCACCGGGCCGATTCCAAGCTTTACATCTGGATACAAACGCTTTAGCGCTTGAGCGAGCAAGTGAGCGTTAGAGTGTCTAGTCATCTCAAGACCTTCTTGTGAATCCTGCATTACGATCTCAATCGATGCATCTTCTTCAATCGGGCGTGAAAAGTCATACAATTGCCCGTTTACTTTTCCTGCTACAGCTTTTTTCTTTAAGCTAGGGCTGATACTTTCAGCAACTTGTTCTGAAGTTACTCCTTTTGGAAATTCCTTGAGCGATCCGTCTGGGAATGTAATTGAAATTGACGACATAAAAAACATCTCCTTTTATTTATATAAAACAAAAAACACCCGTCCCTATAGAAGGGACGAGTGATTATCTCGTGGTTCCACCCTTGTTCCGCAAAATAATAATAAATTACGGCACTCGGACAGGATAACGGACTGCTGCCGTCAGCGATTACTTAAAGTTTCACCGCTGAAGTTCCAAGGTGGTAAAGCAATTTTTCGTGTTAGGAAGCTTTCAGCCGTAACTTCCCTCTCTAAAAACCGTAAAAGCTGCTTCATGTCCTTATCAATACTGATTAAATGATAAAATTATAAACTTATTATATGCAGTCATCTATCAAAAAGCAAGAGGCCAATGACAGTTTATGACTTTTTTTTATACGGATACGGGTTACCCTTTAAAGACATCTTCTCAATTGGTGATATTATAACCTTCTCTTGAAAAATATTCTTTACCGTTTGCAGAAGCGGGTGATCCATATCATATGCATAAATCCGGGCAGATGAAGGAGCTAATCCGATTAAAGGTCCGAGGAGTCGTTCATCTAAGTTAACGGCATTCGTTAATTTCATTGCCCTATCATGCAAGTTCTTTAGTTCAGTTTTTGATAGCTGATTTTGCTGTTCATCAAATATAACTACATTCTCATAATCAAATATAATTACAATATCATTTTTAAAAATAGATTTTTGTTTTGATAAGCACGTACGTAATTGTTCAATAAATAATTGATACTCAAGCTCTAATTTATATTCATCAATAGCACATTCAACAATCCTAAGCAAAGTTGCTAAATAATCTTTAAGACGAAACTTTAAAAACGCTTCAAACTCTAAGAAGTTTCTTTTTTCAGCTAAGATAGACTTCCACTGACCTCGTATGAGTCCACTCAGACATGGCAAGCTTTTGACCTCTGGGATCCCTTCGATTTCCCCTAAGATAATGCTCTTAGATATTGAAAATATTTCCTTCTGTTCAGCAGAGTCGCTATAAAAAAAGGCATGTTCAATCATTTCCTTTAAACAAATATCTTCTACCTTATTCCTTGTAAATTCCGTTAACACATCCAAAATGAATTCTTTATTATCATGTATGTGCAGTTCAAGAATTTTTGAAGAAGCATCAGATAATTTGGCAAAGGAAGGGTTAATTTTAAATTTGACTGCCGTCCGGATCATTTTTTTTAGGACAGCGATTCCGTCAGACGGGTGTGAAAAAGCGATCGTGATCAAGCAAGTCCCCCCCATATAAAATCTCAATAATACAATATATGGGACCAGGTCTTAAAAAATGTTACCTAAACAAGTAAAAAACAACCCGGAAACCGAGTTGTTTAATCATAAACAAATTTTCGTTCAATTTTGGAAAGGATATAAGCCATACCGAGAGTCAGAATTAAATACATGAGAGCTGCAGTCATGTATGGTTCCCAAGGCCGATAATACTGGCCCATCATTGCCCGGGCATAATACATTAATTCTGGTGTAGCAATGATGGATACGAGTGATGAATCTTTTATTAATACTATAAATTCGTTTCCAAGAGGCGGTATCATTCTTCTCGAAGCTTGAGGAAGTATAACATGTTTCATAGCTTGTACATGATTCATTCCTAATGACCTTGCTGCTTCCATCTGGCCTTTATCGATTGACTGAATTCCAGCCCGGAAAATCTCTGCAATGTAAGCCGCTGCATTTAACGACAATGCTAAAACACTGGAAACAAAAACATTAGGCGGTTTCATAATAAGCGGCATTAGAGCTGAATGAATCAGTAAAATCTGAACAAGCAATGGAGTTCCCCGAAAGAAGCTGATGTACCAGTTACAAGGCAAGTTAATGAGAGGCTGTTTCGTCATTTTCCCTAATCCGATAAACAGGCCCAATATCGTTCCAAACAGTATGGCCAGCAATGAAAGCTGTATCGTTACCCATGTCCCTTTTAAAAACAGGGGCATGTAGTTTCCTATGATTTGTAAAGAATAATCCATGCAGACCTCCAGAGAATATTATTGTTTCAATGCATCTACATTCGGTTCTTCACCAAACCATTTTTTATAGATATCAGCATACTTGCCATCTTCAATAACTTTTTTCATAGCTTTATTGATTTCTTCCTGATGCTTACCGTCTTTTGGAAAAATTATGCCGTAGAACTCACTTTCAAAGTTTTCCTTATCAGAAATCGTTACAAGCTTTTTGTCCGGATTATTTTTTGCATATTCCTGAACAACAGCATTGTCTGCGACTACCGCTTCCACTTCCCCATTTAAAAGGGCTTGTATCGCCAGTGTATTATTATCAAATTTTTTGATGTTCTCGTTAGCCCCGAACATTTTCTCCAAAGCTTCCTGCCCTGTTGTACCATTTTGAACGCTTACTTTTTTACCTTCCAGATCTTTTGCGCTTTTTATTGACGTTCCTTCTTTAGCAAGAATCATATTGATAGATTCAAAATATGGTGAAGAAAAATCGTACGTTTTCTTTCTGTCATCATTAATTGTAATAGCAGAAATACCTGCATCCACCTCATCATTCTGAAGCGCAATAAATAACGGCTCCCAGCCTGTGTTCTTCATTTCGTATTCGAGACCAGCCTCTTTCATTACCGCATCAAGCAAGTCCGCATCGAAACCAACAATCTTGTCCCCATCCAAAGATTCGAAAGGGGCGTATGCTGCATCTGTTCCGATTGTTAATTTATCCCCAGAACCAGCTCCGCAGGCTACTAGGAATACTGCAGATAACCCGATGACACCCATTTTTAATTTCTGTTTCATGTTCATTACTTCATTTCCCCCTTTATTCTAAATATTCTTATATTATACACAAAATTTTTAATATAAGGAAAATTCAAATAATAATTCACGTAGAAAAAGATTCCAATTTTTTTGAGATCTCCTTGGGGATGGTCTGAGTAAGTCGTATAGGCCGTTCTGCGAGGTGCTCCAAACAAACCTACTAAATGCATTGCACCGGACATAAATGCCATACCTACCGTCCACATGATTGTTTGAATGATTCCAAGTTTATTCATTTGCGGTGTTATAGTTCTGCCACTCAGATACGGATATTCCGAAAAAGGTAAGAGCAACTGTTGAAGCAACAGTTAGATGAAAATGTCCGGTTACCCATAAGGTATTATGAATAACCTGGTTTAATTGATGGCTCGCGTTAATGATTCCCCCCGCTCCTGCAGGAATAAAAATCAGCATTCCCATCATTGGTGCAAAAAAGCGTACATCTTTCCAAGGCAAAACTTTAAACCATCCAAAAAGTCCTTTAGCGCCTTTTTTTCTTCCTGCTGTTTCAAAAACGGCAAACATTGAAAATGCAGTCATTAACGAAGGAACAATTACCATAAATGTAAGGACTACTTGGAAAAACTTCTATGAATGCGAGATACCAGGCTCTAAAAGCTGATGGTGAAAGCCTACAGGAATACTGAATAAAAGAAAGAGTACAAAAGATAACCTTGCTAATGCATCACTGAATATTTTCCCTCCAATAATTTTAGGGATTACCACATACCAGCACATATACGCTGGAAGAAGCCAGAAATACACGAGCGGATGTCCAAAATACCAAAACAGCGTTCTGCTGATTAATATATCAATTTTATCTACCCAGCCTATCGACCAAGGAATGAACTGAAGAATTACTGTTGCTGCAACGCCTAAAGTTGCGATGAACCATAAAGCCATCGTCATTACAGCCATGTAACTAAAAAGAGGAGACAGCTTGCTGTTCGTTCTTCTCTTCCAAATATAATACTGATTCCACATAGAGAAAGCGCAAAGCCAGCTTCCCACCACTACATGAA
This genomic interval carries:
- the rpmI gene encoding 50S ribosomal protein L35 — its product is MPKMKTHKGAAKRFRKTGSGKLKRASAYTSHLFANKSTKAKRKLRKAKLVNSGDYKRIRTLLTYKKR
- a CDS encoding DUF1294 domain-containing protein; translated protein: MNTVAYLVMKKDKLYAQEGNWRTPESRLWMLAIAGGAPGMWLAMKKFRHKTKHPSFRNGLPVLSIFITVIAGWFL
- the rplT gene encoding 50S ribosomal protein L20, which translates into the protein MPRVKGGYVTRRRRKKVLKLAKGYFGSKHKLFKVAQQQVFKSLMYAYRDRRQKKRDFRKLWITRINAAARTNGLSYSRLMHGLKLAGIDINRKMLSEIAITDEKAFAELASKAKDSLKA
- the infC gene encoding translation initiation factor IF-3, whose protein sequence is MSVNEGIRAREVRLIGPDGSQLGIKTRQEALDLAANANLDLVLVAATAKPPVCRIMDYGKFKYEQQRKDREARKNQKVITTKEIRLSPTIEENDFNTKLRNARKFLEKGDKVKASIRFRGRAITHSQIGKTVLEKLAKECEDLSTVETSPKMEGRSMFLILAPKAEK
- a CDS encoding cytochrome d ubiquinol oxidase subunit II; the encoded protein is MSEEVLAILIMWSFIFVYSIFGSIDFGAGFWAMVYNNHKTMAGKIANRFLSPTWEITNTFLVLLVVAFVGFFPKGAYTLGTVMLVPVSLILFFLAIRSAFMVFSYSVQGYRKTMFFISGISGLLIPSLLIAVLPISQGGFISVDGETQSLLLGKLFSSPTLYLYVVFGLTSELYLSSLFLADYSRVSNREDAYRLYRGNAIFLGPLTLLSALFTLLFMAPEAGWLVDNLMDQKIWFILSLIAFCIAYGSLWWPKQNRPGIGRPRFTLLATVLQYGLASVGYGLAHLPYIVYPDLTIYEAFTATETFYSLMIMYIVGLAILTPGFYVFWRLFLKDKRYLQQD
- a CDS encoding basic amino acid ABC transporter substrate-binding protein → MKQKLKMGVIGLSAVFLVACGAGSGDKLTIGTDAAYAPFESLDGDKIVGFDADLLDAVMKEAGLEYEMKNTGWEPLFIALQNDEVDAGISAITINDDRKKTYDFSSPYFESINMILAKEGTSIKSAKDLEGKKVSVQNGTTGQEALEKMFGANENIKKFDNNTLAIQALLNGEVEAVVADNAVVQEYAKNNPDKKLVTISDKENFESEFYGIIFPKDGKHQEEINKAMKKVIEDGKYADIYKKWFGEEPNVDALKQ
- the thrS gene encoding threonine--tRNA ligase, with translation MSSISITFPDGSLKEFPKGVTSEQVAESISPSLKKKAVAGKVNGQLYDFSRPIEEDASIEIVMQDSQEGLEMTRHSNAHLLAQALKRLYPDVKLGIGPVIDNGFYYDVDMSHNLTPEDLPAIEKEMKKIVNENLPIVRKEVTREEALEIYEKLNDHLKLELIRDLPEGEKITIYEQGEFFDLCRGPHVPSTGKIKAYKLMSISGAYWRGDSDNQMLQRIYGSAFLSQKDLDEYLHFIEEAQKRDHRKLGKELELFMFSEEAPGMPFYLPNGQTIRTELENFSRELQRQVDYDEVRTPFMMNQRLWEQSGHWDHYHENMYFSEVDDTKFAMKPMNCPGHMLIFKNKLHSYRDLPVRMAEFGQVHRHEYSGALNGMIRVRTFCQDDAHIFVTPQQIESEIKNVFKLVDKIYSTFGFEYSVELSTRPEDSMGDDRLWEQAEGALKNVLEDLGMNYHLNEGDGAFYGPKIDFHIKDALKRSHQCATIQLDFQMPEKFDLTYVDENNQKVRPVVIHRAIYGSIDRFLGILVEHFAGAFPTWLAPVQVKLIPVSDVHNEYAYKLQEDLKEHAVRVEIDTRNEKMGYKIREAQMKKIPYMLVLGDKEIEDNAVNVRKYGEQKSETVSYEDFRDKILAQINEKR
- a CDS encoding cytochrome ubiquinol oxidase subunit I codes for the protein MDTVVLARAFFGTSLGFHIIFATLGVGLPLMIVIAEIIHQVKGDNDYAIMAKRWTKAFAVLLGVAIPSGTIVGVQLSLLWPGFMEIVGKVISLPFQIEIFAFFLEALFMSIYVYAADRLPRYFRLISVFFVAFGAVASAILITAVNTWMNTPDGFKIKPDGTIYDVHPWDAFFNPSFVSSAFHVAITAYMTGAFAVASVAAFKLLKKRSDRERAYHLKGLFMSLAVAFTMSFVSALSGHHSAQILHQYSPEKLAAAEGLFETQRYAPLAIGGFTDPKTEEVKYGIEIPWALSWLAAGKFDTEVKGLYEFPRETWPPFYVHTLFNLMVGIGTLLLGLAGITLLYWWFFIKKRGKPFPKWLLWSLVLSGPLSMLCIEFGWVFSCSGRQPWTIYRVQTTAEAATRNENLGMLFLLFLLLYALLSVLTILILTAYFKRNPVSKDMDKLYG
- a CDS encoding amino acid ABC transporter permease, producing MDYSLQIIGNYMPLFLKGTWVTIQLSLLAILFGTILGLFIGLGKMTKQPLINLPCNWYISFFRGTPLLVQILLIHSALMPLIMKPPNVFVSSVLALSLNAAAYIAEIFRAGIQSIDKGQMEAARSLGMNHVQAMKHVILPQASRRMIPPLGNEFIVLIKDSSLVSIIATPELMYYARAMMGQYYRPWEPYMTAALMYLILTLGMAYILSKIERKFVYD
- the ytxC gene encoding sporulation protein YtxC — translated: MITIAFSHPSDGIAVLKKMIRTAVKFKINPSFAKLSDASSKILELHIHDNKEFILDVLTEFTRNKVEDICLKEMIEHAFFYSDSAEQKEIFSISKSIILGEIEGIPEVKSLPCLSGLIRGQWKSILAEKRNFLEFEAFLKFRLKDYLATLLRIVECAIDEYKLELEYQLFIEQLRTCLSKQKSIFKNDIVIIFDYENVVIFDEQQNQLSKTELKNLHDRAMKLTNAVNLDERLLGPLIGLAPSSARIYAYDMDHPLLQTVKNIFQEKVIISPIEKMSLKGNPYPYKKKS